From a region of the Pseudomonadaceae bacterium SI-3 genome:
- a CDS encoding sulfate transporter CysZ produces MPVAALSGPQYLREGLKLILSPGLRLFVILPLTVNLLLFCGLIYLAVRQFGGWVDAFMPNLPEWLMFLEYIIWPLFVVLVVLIVFFTFTMLANIVAAPFNGFLAEKVETVARGVDSAPPFSWSELVAMLPRTIGREARKLAYFAPRALVLLILSFIPVVNLVAAPLWLLFGVWMMAVQYIDYPADNNKLSWDEMMVWLRQRRWKSLSLGAVTYAALLIPFVNLLIMPAAVAAATLFWVREGGTSTMPTVIDP; encoded by the coding sequence ATGCCCGTCGCTGCCCTATCCGGCCCCCAATACCTACGGGAAGGCCTGAAGCTGATTCTGAGTCCCGGCCTCAGGCTGTTCGTCATTCTGCCGCTGACCGTCAATCTGTTGCTGTTCTGCGGTCTGATCTATCTGGCGGTGCGCCAGTTTGGCGGCTGGGTCGACGCCTTTATGCCTAACCTCCCCGAGTGGCTAATGTTCCTCGAATACATCATCTGGCCGCTGTTTGTAGTGCTGGTGGTGCTAATCGTGTTCTTCACCTTCACCATGCTCGCCAACATCGTTGCCGCCCCCTTCAATGGCTTTCTCGCTGAAAAGGTGGAAACCGTGGCACGCGGAGTCGATAGCGCCCCGCCGTTCAGCTGGAGCGAGCTGGTGGCTATGTTGCCGCGAACCATCGGACGTGAGGCACGCAAACTGGCGTACTTCGCACCCCGTGCGCTGGTGCTCCTGATCCTGTCATTCATTCCGGTGGTCAATCTGGTCGCAGCGCCACTTTGGCTTCTGTTTGGCGTCTGGATGATGGCGGTGCAGTACATCGATTATCCAGCGGACAACAACAAGCTGAGCTGGGACGAAATGATGGTCTGGCTGCGCCAGCGACGCTGGAAAAGCCTGAGCCTTGGCGCGGTGACCTACGCAGCGTTGCTGATTCCTTTCGTCAATCTCCTGATCATGCCGGCAGCCGTGGCAGCCGCAACGCTGTTCTGGGTGCGCGAGGGCGGCACATCGACAATGCCTACCGTGATCGATCCGTGA
- a CDS encoding TetR family transcriptional regulator produces the protein MSNQARNDKRDLILAKGAQVMTRRGYHGTGVLEIVQAAGIPKGSFYHYFASKEDFALQALEHLYLPRLERYQAALLESPLSPRARILGYYADLVAHFARQECPEYHCFIGSLSFEMAELSQPIGQQVEAILLRSVRVLADCLEQACAASELDADTDCLALAEFIGNAWEGALLRMKVGRSVTPLKIFLTQLERLLTPR, from the coding sequence ATGAGCAATCAAGCCCGCAACGACAAGCGTGACCTGATCCTGGCCAAGGGGGCGCAGGTGATGACCCGTCGTGGCTATCACGGCACCGGCGTGCTGGAAATCGTCCAGGCTGCCGGCATTCCCAAAGGTTCCTTCTATCACTACTTCGCCAGCAAAGAAGACTTCGCCTTGCAGGCGCTGGAGCATCTCTACCTGCCTCGGCTGGAGCGCTATCAGGCAGCGCTACTCGAGTCTCCACTGAGCCCTCGGGCGCGCATTCTGGGTTATTACGCAGACTTAGTTGCGCACTTCGCTCGGCAGGAATGCCCGGAATACCATTGTTTCATCGGCAGCCTGAGCTTCGAGATGGCTGAACTGTCACAGCCCATCGGTCAGCAAGTCGAGGCGATTTTGCTGCGTTCGGTCAGGGTGCTCGCCGACTGCCTCGAACAGGCTTGCGCGGCCAGCGAGCTTGATGCCGACACCGATTGCCTAGCGCTGGCTGAATTCATCGGCAATGCCTGGGAGGGCGCCTTGTTGCGCATGAAGGTTGGCCGCAGTGTCACGCCGTTGAAGATATTTCTGACCCAGCTGGAGCGTCTGCTGACGCCCCGCTGA
- a CDS encoding glutathione peroxidase has translation MSAFHELVLPGLAGQELPLAPLKSQVTLVVNVASECGLTPQYAGLQALHERYQDRGFGVLGIPCNQFAAQEPGSDAEILQFCDENYGITFPISSKLEVNGSQRHPLYRLLAGEGADFPGDISWNFEKFLVGKDGRVLARFSPRTAPDDPALIQAIESALV, from the coding sequence ATGAGCGCGTTTCACGAGTTGGTTCTGCCCGGCCTTGCGGGCCAGGAACTTCCCCTGGCGCCGTTGAAATCCCAGGTCACACTGGTGGTCAATGTGGCTTCCGAGTGCGGTCTCACGCCTCAATACGCAGGCTTGCAAGCGCTGCATGAGCGTTACCAGGATCGTGGTTTCGGCGTACTGGGCATCCCCTGCAATCAGTTCGCTGCTCAGGAGCCAGGCAGCGATGCGGAAATCCTGCAGTTTTGCGACGAGAATTACGGCATCACCTTTCCGATCAGCAGCAAGCTCGAGGTCAACGGCTCGCAGCGTCACCCGTTGTACCGCCTGCTGGCAGGGGAGGGTGCTGACTTCCCAGGCGACATCAGCTGGAACTTCGAGAAGTTTCTGGTAGGCAAGGACGGACGTGTGCTGGCGCGCTTTTCGCCGCGCACTGCCCCGGATGATCCTGCGCTGATCCAGGCCATCGAAAGCGCGCTCGTCTGA
- a CDS encoding peptidylprolyl isomerase, producing MQIAANKAVSIDYTLTNDAGEVIDSSAGGAPLVYLHGSGNIISGLEKALEGKQGGDEVKVAIEPQDAYGEYSPELVATLNRAMFEGVDELEVGMQFHASGPDGGMQIVTIRDVEGDDVIVDGNHPLAGQRLNFEVKIVDVREASEEEIAHGHVHGEGGHQH from the coding sequence ATGCAGATTGCCGCTAACAAGGCTGTGTCAATCGACTACACACTCACCAATGATGCCGGTGAAGTGATCGACAGCTCGGCCGGCGGCGCGCCGCTGGTCTATTTGCACGGTTCGGGCAACATCATTTCCGGTCTTGAAAAGGCGCTGGAAGGCAAGCAAGGCGGTGACGAAGTGAAGGTCGCCATCGAACCGCAGGATGCCTACGGTGAGTACAGCCCGGAACTGGTCGCCACCCTCAATCGTGCGATGTTTGAAGGCGTCGATGAGCTTGAAGTCGGCATGCAGTTTCACGCCTCCGGCCCGGACGGCGGGATGCAGATCGTCACCATTCGTGATGTTGAAGGCGACGATGTGATCGTTGACGGTAATCATCCGCTGGCCGGGCAGCGCCTCAACTTCGAAGTCAAGATTGTTGATGTGCGTGAAGCCAGCGAAGAAGAAATCGCTCATGGTCATGTGCATGGCGAAGGTGGTCACCAACACTGA
- a CDS encoding propionate/acetate kinase (catalyzes the formation of propanoyl phosphate from propanoate and ATP; TdcD also has acetate kinase activities and functions in anaerobic threonine catabolism), with translation MSARNILVINCGSSSIKFALVNEAQATFPLQGLAERLGSPEAVVHWQLGDTKQSLNIPGADHRAALEKLLPVAQEAAGGKLDGIGHRVVHGGEHFTGSSLIDEPVLKAIRDSAQLAPLHNPANLVGIDAAMALFPGLPQVSVFDTAFHQTMPEHAFRYAVPEFLYKEHSVRRYGFHGTSHNYVSKRAAEMTGLPVDDSCWLTAHLGNGCSTCAIVNGESRDTSMGLTPLEGLVMGTRSGDVDPNLHSYLNRTLGWSLEQIDRMLNHDSGLKGLSGLSNDLRTLQEARVAGHPGATLAFEVFCYRLAKSLASMACALPKLDGLIFTGGIGENSTAVRTRTLEHLKLFNFKLDEDANARCTRGVGGEIQAAGSPRVLVVPTNEERQIALDTLALLDA, from the coding sequence ATGTCAGCTCGTAACATCCTGGTGATTAACTGCGGCAGCTCGTCGATCAAATTCGCACTGGTCAACGAAGCCCAAGCCACTTTCCCCCTGCAGGGCTTGGCCGAACGTCTCGGCTCCCCCGAAGCCGTGGTGCACTGGCAGCTGGGGGACACCAAGCAGAGCCTGAACATTCCGGGTGCTGATCACCGTGCCGCGCTCGAAAAACTCCTGCCGGTGGCTCAAGAGGCCGCAGGCGGCAAGCTGGACGGGATCGGCCATCGTGTGGTCCATGGTGGCGAACACTTCACCGGTTCCAGCCTGATCGACGAGCCGGTGCTCAAGGCAATCCGCGACAGCGCGCAGCTGGCGCCACTGCACAACCCGGCCAACCTGGTCGGAATTGATGCAGCCATGGCCCTGTTCCCGGGCCTGCCGCAGGTCAGCGTGTTCGACACCGCTTTCCACCAGACCATGCCGGAGCATGCGTTCCGCTACGCCGTGCCGGAATTCCTTTACAAGGAACACAGTGTCCGCCGCTACGGTTTCCACGGCACCAGCCACAACTACGTCAGCAAGCGTGCCGCCGAGATGACTGGACTTCCGGTCGATGACAGCTGCTGGCTGACGGCTCACCTGGGCAACGGGTGCTCGACCTGCGCCATCGTCAATGGCGAAAGCCGCGACACCAGCATGGGCCTGACCCCACTGGAAGGCCTGGTAATGGGCACCCGTAGCGGTGATGTCGACCCCAACCTGCACAGCTACCTGAACCGCACCCTGGGCTGGAGCCTGGAGCAGATCGATCGCATGCTCAATCACGACAGCGGCCTGAAAGGTCTGTCCGGACTATCCAATGACCTGCGCACGCTGCAGGAAGCCCGGGTTGCTGGGCATCCCGGCGCCACCCTGGCGTTCGAAGTCTTCTGCTACCGCCTGGCCAAGTCCCTGGCAAGCATGGCCTGCGCGCTGCCGAAACTCGACGGACTGATTTTCACCGGCGGCATCGGTGAGAACTCGACGGCTGTGCGCACCCGCACCCTCGAACACCTGAAGCTGTTCAACTTCAAGCTGGACGAAGACGCCAACGCACGCTGCACGCGGGGTGTCGGCGGGGAAATCCAGGCGGCAGGCAGCCCCCGCGTGCTGGTGGTACCGACTAACGAAGAACGTCAAATCGCGCTGGACACACTGGCGCTGCTCGACGCCTGA
- a CDS encoding phosphate acetyltransferase, giving the protein MHTLFLAPCGFGGGLNSISLGLISALQRAGLKVGFFKPIAQPFPHDQGRERSCVLVERTLNILSPEPLPLEQVERQLADGELDLLLEDVVSRYQEVAAGKDVVIVEGMVPTREFNHTSRINTHLAKSLDADVILIAAQGSDTLKRLAERIEIQAQLFGGAKDPKVLGVILNKVKGDDGAPAFIDGLKAQLPLLGTADFQLLGAIPFADKLNALRTRDIAELLDAKVLHAGEAEQRRVDKIVLCARAVPNTVQLLQPGVLVVTPGDRDDIILAASLASLNGVRLAGLLLCSDFAPDPRILELCKAALDGGLPVMTVQTGSYDTATNLFGLNKETPADDIERASQVTDFIAQHLQPELLHTRLSVPRSELRLSPPAFRYQLVKRAQQANKRIVLPEGNEPRTIRAAAICQERGIARCVLLAKPEEVQAVAREQGIQLPASLEILDPELLINQYVEPMCEMRKAKGLTPDDAREQLKDTVVLGTMMLALDEVDGLVSGAIHTTANTIRPALQLIKTAPGYSLVSSVFFMLLPDQVLVYGDCAVNPNPSATELAEIALQSAESAVALGVNPRVAMISYSTGTSGSGAEVEKVAEATRIAQERAPTLPIDGPLQYDAASVASVGKQKAPNSLVAGQATVFIFPDLNTGNTTYKAVQRSANVISVGPMLQGLRKPVNDLSRGALVDDIVFTIALTALQADNQKA; this is encoded by the coding sequence ATGCATACCTTATTCCTCGCCCCCTGCGGTTTTGGCGGCGGCCTCAACTCCATCAGCCTCGGCCTGATCAGCGCACTCCAGCGCGCCGGGTTGAAGGTTGGCTTCTTCAAGCCCATCGCCCAGCCCTTCCCCCACGATCAAGGCCGTGAACGCTCTTGCGTTCTGGTAGAACGCACCCTGAATATCCTGTCGCCCGAGCCGTTGCCATTGGAGCAGGTCGAGCGTCAGCTGGCCGATGGCGAACTCGACCTGCTGCTCGAGGACGTGGTCAGCCGCTATCAGGAGGTTGCCGCGGGCAAGGACGTGGTCATTGTCGAAGGCATGGTGCCGACGCGTGAGTTCAACCACACGTCAAGAATCAACACCCATCTGGCGAAAAGCCTGGACGCGGATGTCATTCTGATTGCAGCGCAAGGCAGTGACACGCTCAAGCGTCTGGCCGAGCGCATCGAGATCCAGGCCCAACTGTTCGGTGGCGCCAAGGACCCGAAAGTGCTGGGCGTGATTCTCAACAAGGTCAAGGGTGACGACGGCGCGCCCGCCTTCATCGACGGCCTCAAGGCGCAGCTGCCCCTGCTGGGCACTGCAGATTTCCAGCTGCTTGGCGCAATTCCTTTCGCCGACAAACTCAACGCTTTGCGGACGCGCGACATCGCCGAACTGCTCGACGCCAAGGTGCTTCATGCCGGTGAAGCGGAGCAGCGTCGCGTCGACAAGATCGTACTCTGCGCCCGCGCCGTCCCCAATACGGTGCAGCTCCTGCAGCCAGGCGTTCTGGTGGTCACCCCGGGCGACCGCGACGACATCATCCTGGCGGCGAGCCTGGCCTCGCTCAATGGTGTCCGGCTCGCTGGTCTGCTGCTGTGCAGTGACTTCGCGCCCGACCCGCGGATTCTCGAGCTCTGCAAAGCGGCACTGGATGGCGGCCTGCCGGTGATGACCGTGCAGACGGGCTCCTACGATACGGCAACCAACCTGTTCGGGCTGAACAAGGAAACCCCAGCGGACGACATCGAGCGTGCCAGCCAGGTTACTGACTTCATCGCGCAGCACCTGCAGCCCGAACTGCTGCATACCCGACTCAGCGTACCCCGCAGCGAGTTGCGCCTGTCGCCTCCGGCGTTCCGCTATCAGCTGGTCAAGCGCGCACAGCAAGCTAACAAGCGCATCGTCCTGCCGGAAGGCAACGAGCCGCGCACCATCCGCGCCGCGGCCATTTGTCAGGAGCGCGGCATCGCGCGCTGTGTACTGCTGGCCAAGCCGGAAGAAGTCCAGGCAGTTGCACGCGAGCAAGGTATCCAGCTGCCGGCAAGCCTGGAGATTCTCGATCCGGAGCTGCTCATCAACCAGTACGTCGAGCCGATGTGCGAAATGCGCAAGGCCAAGGGGCTGACTCCGGACGATGCGCGTGAGCAGCTCAAGGACACGGTGGTCCTTGGCACCATGATGCTGGCGCTCGACGAAGTGGACGGTCTGGTTTCCGGCGCAATACACACCACCGCTAACACCATTCGCCCGGCGCTGCAGCTGATCAAAACGGCGCCTGGCTACAGCCTGGTCTCGTCGGTGTTCTTCATGCTGCTGCCGGATCAAGTACTGGTCTACGGCGACTGCGCTGTAAATCCGAACCCGAGTGCTACCGAGCTGGCGGAGATTGCCCTGCAGAGCGCCGAATCGGCCGTCGCGCTAGGCGTCAACCCGCGCGTGGCGATGATCAGCTATTCCACTGGCACGTCCGGCAGTGGCGCCGAGGTGGAAAAGGTTGCTGAAGCCACACGCATCGCCCAGGAGCGCGCACCCACCCTGCCAATCGACGGTCCGCTGCAGTACGACGCCGCATCGGTCGCCAGTGTCGGCAAGCAAAAGGCGCCTAACAGCCTGGTGGCAGGTCAAGCCACGGTGTTCATCTTCCCTGACCTGAACACGGGTAACACCACCTACAAGGCGGTTCAGCGCAGCGCCAACGTGATCAGCGTCGGCCCGATGCTGCAAGGCCTGCGCAAGCCGGTCAATGACCTGTCCCGCGGCGCACTGGTGGACGACATTGTGTTCACCATCGCGTTGACCGCTCTGCAGGCTGACAACCAGAAGGCCTGA
- a CDS encoding HopJ type III effector protein, with protein sequence MSSLRDFRASLRNRNHPFSETLAFIASAYDYQPTRFFNGNVENAAGQNEGSCKTLGLAVLEGFTTEEALLAFGEHYQSVLENPSGSDHLNIRALMDTGLPGVRFDQQPLRRKPVNFEEK encoded by the coding sequence ATGAGTAGCCTCAGGGACTTTCGCGCCAGTCTGCGCAACCGAAACCACCCATTCAGCGAGACGCTGGCATTCATCGCCAGCGCCTATGACTACCAGCCAACCCGCTTTTTCAATGGCAACGTTGAAAACGCTGCCGGGCAGAACGAGGGCTCGTGCAAGACGTTGGGGCTGGCCGTACTGGAAGGCTTCACCACAGAAGAAGCCTTGCTTGCGTTCGGGGAGCACTATCAGTCAGTGCTGGAGAACCCCAGTGGATCCGACCACTTGAACATCCGCGCCCTGATGGATACCGGACTCCCGGGGGTGCGCTTTGATCAGCAGCCGCTGAGGCGCAAACCGGTGAATTTCGAAGAGAAATAA
- a CDS encoding DUF1244 domain-containing protein produces MNEQERTELEAAAFRRLVQHLRSRPDAQNIDLMNLAGFCRNCLSKWYKAAADDLDIEVSLDEAREEVYGMPYAEWKKRYQKDATPEQQAAFDKAQKP; encoded by the coding sequence ATGAATGAACAAGAACGCACCGAACTCGAAGCCGCCGCTTTCCGCCGCCTGGTCCAGCACCTGCGCAGCCGCCCGGACGCACAAAACATCGACCTGATGAACCTGGCCGGCTTCTGTCGTAATTGCCTGTCGAAATGGTACAAGGCCGCCGCCGACGACCTCGATATCGAAGTCAGCCTCGATGAGGCTCGCGAAGAGGTCTACGGCATGCCATACGCGGAATGGAAGAAACGCTATCAGAAGGACGCAACGCCAGAGCAACAGGCTGCGTTCGACAAGGCCCAGAAACCATGA
- a CDS encoding 12-oxophytodienoate reductase produces MTAAVNALFQPFQLGSLQLPTRVVMAPMTRSFSPNGVPTADVVEYYRRRAASGVGLIITEGTTVGHKASNGYPQVPRFYGEAPLAGWKAVVEAVHAAGGKIVPQLWHVGNVRHKGTEPEPEVPGYGPMEKVKDGEVVVHGMTKQDIQDVIAAFAQAAKDAQAIGMDGVEIHGAHGYLVDQFFWEGSNQRTDEYGGSLANRSRFAIELIEAVRAAVGPDFPIIFRFSQWKQQDYSARLVTTPEALGEFLEPLSAAGVDIFHCSTRRFWEPEFEGSDLNLAGWTRQLTGKPTITVGSVGLDGEFLQFMVKTDKVAQPANIEGLLERLNKQEFDLVAVGRALICDPDWALKVKEGRMQDILPFSREALKTLA; encoded by the coding sequence ATGACTGCAGCCGTGAATGCCCTGTTCCAACCCTTCCAACTCGGTAGCTTGCAACTGCCGACGCGTGTCGTGATGGCGCCGATGACCCGTTCCTTCTCTCCTAACGGTGTGCCAACCGCGGACGTCGTCGAGTACTACCGCCGTCGTGCCGCGTCGGGTGTGGGGTTGATCATCACCGAGGGCACCACGGTCGGCCACAAGGCCTCCAATGGCTATCCGCAAGTGCCGCGCTTCTACGGCGAAGCCCCACTGGCCGGCTGGAAAGCGGTGGTCGAGGCCGTGCACGCGGCCGGCGGCAAGATCGTTCCGCAGTTGTGGCACGTGGGCAATGTTCGTCACAAGGGAACCGAGCCGGAGCCGGAAGTGCCGGGTTACGGTCCGATGGAGAAGGTGAAGGACGGCGAGGTCGTGGTGCACGGCATGACCAAACAGGATATTCAGGACGTGATCGCAGCGTTCGCCCAGGCTGCCAAGGATGCCCAGGCCATAGGCATGGATGGTGTCGAGATCCACGGCGCGCACGGCTACCTGGTTGACCAGTTCTTCTGGGAGGGCAGCAACCAGCGCACCGACGAGTACGGTGGGAGCCTGGCCAATCGCTCCCGCTTCGCCATCGAGCTGATCGAGGCAGTGCGCGCGGCGGTAGGACCGGACTTTCCGATCATTTTCCGCTTTTCTCAGTGGAAGCAGCAGGACTACTCGGCGCGTCTGGTCACCACGCCGGAAGCGCTTGGCGAATTCCTCGAGCCGCTTTCTGCGGCGGGTGTGGACATCTTCCATTGCTCGACTCGCCGATTCTGGGAGCCGGAGTTCGAAGGTTCCGACCTCAACCTCGCTGGCTGGACCCGTCAGCTGACTGGCAAGCCCACCATCACTGTCGGCAGCGTGGGGCTCGATGGAGAGTTCCTGCAGTTCATGGTCAAGACTGACAAGGTGGCGCAGCCAGCCAACATCGAGGGGTTACTCGAACGTCTGAACAAGCAGGAGTTCGATCTCGTGGCGGTAGGACGCGCACTGATTTGCGATCCGGACTGGGCGTTGAAGGTGAAAGAGGGGCGTATGCAGGACATTCTGCCCTTTAGTCGTGAAGCGCTGAAAACGCTGGCCTGA
- a CDS encoding dihydroneopterin triphosphate 2'-epimerase translates to MPRLEPAMARIRVKDLRLRTFIGIKEEEILNKQDVLINLTMLYPAAEAVRDNDIGHALNYRTITKAIIQHVEDNRFALLERLTQEILDLVMAHPQVRYAEVEVDKPHALRFAESVSITLAAHRD, encoded by the coding sequence ATGCCCCGATTGGAACCTGCCATGGCGCGCATCCGCGTCAAAGACCTGCGTCTACGAACCTTCATCGGTATCAAGGAAGAAGAAATCCTCAACAAGCAGGATGTCCTGATCAATCTGACGATGCTTTATCCTGCGGCCGAGGCCGTGCGTGACAACGACATCGGCCATGCACTGAACTACCGAACCATCACCAAGGCGATCATCCAACACGTCGAGGACAACCGTTTCGCCCTGCTCGAACGGCTCACCCAGGAAATCCTTGACCTGGTCATGGCGCATCCGCAAGTGCGTTACGCCGAAGTCGAAGTGGACAAGCCACATGCTCTGCGCTTTGCCGAGTCGGTATCGATTACCCTCGCCGCGCATCGGGACTGA
- a CDS encoding acyltransferase, with protein MLSVLPAPLRGVLAGLTLALNTLFWCWPLFALSLLKLALPVPRIQRALRFGMHWIAESWMAVNSFWMDQVRRTEWDVQGLEKVDLQHSYLVTSNHQSWADILMLQYQFNRRMPILKFFLKQELIWVPVIGLCWWALEFPFMKRFSKEYLTKYPEKRGEDLATTRKACERYRTNPVSVFNFLEGTRFTEDKHTEQASPYRYLLKPRAGGIAFVIDAMGEQLTALINVTIHYPDGNSSFWDLLCGRIGRVVMRIDSQPIPAEFLHRSYDQDEAYRLSFQEWVNELWSDKDAELEKLHHQYPARHGASA; from the coding sequence ATGCTGAGCGTCCTTCCTGCCCCACTACGGGGTGTCCTGGCTGGCTTGACCCTGGCGTTGAACACGCTGTTCTGGTGCTGGCCGTTGTTTGCCCTGTCATTACTCAAGCTTGCGCTACCGGTTCCGCGTATTCAGCGCGCATTGCGCTTTGGCATGCACTGGATCGCCGAATCCTGGATGGCCGTGAACAGCTTCTGGATGGATCAGGTGCGGCGAACCGAGTGGGACGTGCAGGGACTCGAAAAGGTCGATCTGCAACACTCCTATCTGGTTACCAGCAACCACCAGAGCTGGGCTGACATCCTGATGTTGCAGTACCAGTTCAACCGGCGGATGCCGATCCTGAAGTTTTTCCTCAAGCAGGAGCTGATCTGGGTGCCGGTCATCGGCCTGTGCTGGTGGGCGCTGGAGTTTCCCTTTATGAAGCGCTTCAGCAAGGAATACCTGACCAAGTACCCGGAGAAGCGCGGCGAGGATCTGGCCACCACCCGCAAAGCCTGTGAACGCTACCGGACCAACCCGGTGTCGGTGTTCAATTTTCTCGAAGGCACCCGTTTCACCGAGGACAAGCACACTGAACAGGCATCGCCCTACCGCTACCTGCTCAAACCCCGGGCCGGAGGCATTGCGTTCGTGATCGATGCGATGGGCGAGCAACTGACGGCACTGATCAACGTCACCATTCACTACCCGGACGGCAACTCGAGCTTCTGGGACCTGCTCTGCGGCCGAATCGGCCGGGTCGTGATGCGCATCGACTCGCAGCCGATCCCTGCCGAGTTCCTACACCGTAGCTACGACCAGGACGAAGCCTACCGGTTGAGCTTTCAGGAGTGGGTCAATGAGCTCTGGAGCGACAAAGATGCCGAGCTCGAAAAGCTACATCACCAATACCCGGCTCGTCATGGCGCTTCAGCTTAG
- a CDS encoding NADPH-dependent oxidoreductase: MALTALAINCTLKASPQESSCSLLLSQAQRELEKLGVSCEQVRAVDFNIKPGVTSDEGEGDDWPMIREKLLAADILILGTPIWLGHPSSVCQRVLERLDAFIGEVDDEQRMVSYGRVACVAVVGNEDGAHHVVASLYQGLNDVGFTIPANGCTYWVGPAMGSTDYKDVEDPGEKIGKTNAMLARNAVHLAKLLKQAGYPGASQ, translated from the coding sequence ATGGCGCTAACCGCCCTCGCAATCAACTGCACCCTCAAGGCGTCGCCCCAAGAGTCGTCCTGTAGCTTGTTGCTGAGCCAGGCTCAGCGCGAGCTGGAAAAACTCGGCGTCAGCTGCGAGCAGGTCCGCGCAGTGGACTTCAACATCAAGCCCGGCGTGACGTCAGACGAAGGCGAAGGTGACGACTGGCCGATGATTCGGGAAAAGTTGCTTGCAGCGGACATCCTGATTCTCGGCACGCCGATCTGGCTTGGCCATCCATCCAGCGTTTGTCAGCGCGTACTGGAGCGCCTGGACGCGTTCATTGGTGAAGTGGACGACGAGCAGCGGATGGTCTCGTACGGGCGGGTTGCTTGCGTCGCGGTGGTGGGTAACGAGGATGGCGCCCATCATGTGGTTGCCAGCCTCTATCAGGGACTGAATGACGTAGGCTTCACCATCCCTGCCAACGGCTGCACCTATTGGGTCGGACCGGCGATGGGGTCGACGGATTACAAGGATGTGGAAGATCCGGGCGAGAAGATCGGCAAGACCAACGCGATGTTGGCGCGCAACGCCGTGCACTTGGCCAAGCTGCTAAAGCAGGCCGGTTATCCCGGTGCCTCGCAATAA
- a CDS encoding dihydromonapterin reductase: protein MTQPTAPILITGASQRIGLHCAERLLDEGQPVIVSYRTPRASLARLRERGAVTLHADFSAAAGIHAFIAVLKEHTSALRAIVHNASDWHPETPGEEAETFQRMFEVHMLAPYLINLHCTELLQHGGPADIIHIGDDVTRVGSKKHIAYAASKAGLDNLTLSFAARLAPAIKVNGIAPALIQFNEGDDEVYQRKALAKSALGIEPGAEVIYQSLRYLLDNPYVTGTTLSVNGGRHLI from the coding sequence ATGACCCAGCCGACGGCCCCGATACTGATTACCGGTGCCAGCCAGCGCATCGGCCTGCATTGCGCCGAACGCTTGCTTGATGAAGGCCAGCCGGTGATCGTGAGCTACCGCACCCCTCGAGCAAGTCTGGCTCGGCTTCGTGAGCGCGGTGCGGTGACTTTGCATGCCGATTTTTCCGCTGCAGCGGGCATCCACGCCTTTATCGCTGTACTCAAGGAGCACACCAGCGCCCTACGCGCGATCGTTCACAACGCATCGGACTGGCACCCAGAGACGCCGGGTGAAGAGGCTGAAACATTCCAGCGCATGTTCGAGGTGCACATGCTTGCGCCTTATCTGATCAACCTTCACTGCACTGAACTGCTGCAGCATGGCGGTCCGGCAGACATCATCCACATCGGTGATGACGTCACTCGCGTCGGCAGCAAAAAGCACATCGCTTATGCAGCCAGCAAAGCCGGTTTGGACAACCTCACGCTGTCGTTTGCAGCCAGACTGGCGCCGGCGATCAAGGTCAATGGCATCGCGCCTGCCTTGATACAGTTCAACGAAGGCGATGACGAGGTCTACCAGCGCAAGGCGCTTGCCAAATCCGCCCTTGGCATCGAGCCTGGCGCCGAGGTGATCTACCAGAGCCTGCGCTACCTGCTGGATAATCCCTATGTCACCGGCACCACGCTGAGCGTTAACGGTGGCCGCCACCTGATCTGA
- a CDS encoding sensory rhodopsin transducer: MDVIGKKHWVIAEGYLPALGPKPDEPALRSHETACILNAGPLEAVIELTLYFADREPVGPYAIRVPARRTLHLRFDDLQTPQAVPRETDYASVFVSNVPVVIQHTRLDARSGDRALMTTLAYGSD, translated from the coding sequence CTGGATGTGATTGGGAAAAAACACTGGGTGATTGCCGAAGGGTACCTACCGGCGTTGGGGCCGAAACCCGATGAGCCAGCGCTGCGCAGCCATGAGACGGCGTGCATTTTGAACGCTGGCCCGTTGGAGGCGGTGATTGAGCTGACGCTGTACTTCGCTGACCGTGAGCCGGTCGGGCCGTACGCGATACGGGTCCCCGCGCGGCGAACCTTGCATCTCCGTTTCGATGACCTGCAGACGCCCCAGGCAGTGCCGCGTGAGACTGACTATGCCAGCGTATTCGTTTCCAACGTACCGGTGGTCATTCAGCACACTCGGCTGGACGCACGCAGTGGTGACCGTGCGCTGATGACGACCCTAGCCTATGGCAGCGATTGA